Genomic window (Tripterygium wilfordii isolate XIE 37 chromosome 11, ASM1340144v1, whole genome shotgun sequence):
AATGTCCCAACAATGTGAAGCAGTCCCTGAACAAAGGagagaaaacaaagataatGGCCAAGGGTATGGTGAAACTATTAAATCAAGCAGATAAAGTTTCAACATTTCCTTGTAATTCAAGTCAAGCCATCAGACCTTCATTTTGGAGAATTAAATTACTAAAAAAGACACAGGTAAAACATTAACTCATATCATCCTCGGCCATAATAGACAAATATGAagataaaataatgataatcaCAGGAGAGCTGAAGCTTCAATGAAGACCTGGCATCCACGGTCTTTCATGCCTCGAATTGCATTTTCGTTGATAGCGGTTAGTACACCCCAGATGGTGGGGTCATCGTAGGTTTGGCTGTTTCTAGCAAATGGCTGAGCTTTCTGTAGAATGTAGTCTTTTGGTGATATAACTTGTTGTTCAGAGGGCGTATAATGCTCTTTTGAATCAGACTTATGTGGTTTCAAGTCACTGCTTGTGTTTACATCAGACTTACTCGGTTTTGAGTCAAGCTCTTTTGCAACAGACTTACATGGTTTTGAGTCGAGCTCTTTTGCATCAGACTTACTTGGTTTTGAGTCAAGCTCTTTTGCATCAGACTTACAGGGTTTTGAGTCACTGCTTGTGTTTGCATCAGACTTACTCGGTTTTGAGTCAAGCTCTTTTGCAACAGACTTACATGGTTTTGAGTCTAGCTCTTTCGCATCAGACTTACTTGGTTTTGAGTCGAGCTCTTTTGCATCAGACTTACTCGGTTTTGAGTCACTGCTTGTGTTTGCATCATACTTACTCGGTCTTGAGTCGAGCTCTTTTGCAACAGACGTACTTGGTTTTGAGTCAAGCTCCTTTGCATCAGACTTATATGGTTCTGAGTCACTGCATGTGTCACCCATATTTCCTTTACCTCTGCTATCAATCGAGAAACAACAAATTACAAATCTGATACATCATAAAAACCTATTTCTGTGACTCAGATTCTGAAAATGATTAATAATGGAGATCAATATGATAACTTAGCCTGCCTGTATACAGCAGGCCAAAATGCTTCTAACTTCATAAAAATCCATTGGGATTGAGCGGATATTCACAAAGGCATGTACAATTGCTTTGTGGATGAACATCGATGTTCAATGTCAAAACTTAAACAATCTAGAGATCGTATCGGTGGTTCCAACAATCCATTGCAGATGAAGCAGTATGTGCAATGTCAAAACTTAAACAGTCAGGTATGGAAGATATCAAGAATTGGGccccaacaaataaacaaactaaAAACCAGCAACAAAAGCATACATTGCAACAATCATTCTGACCAAAtacaaagtttcacaaacccttaCTCTAGAAAAACAGAGATCAGAGAAATGGAGAGACAACAAAACAAATCTCTTCAGAACACAGTTTCATaagaaagcaaacaaaaatgaGAGAATTACTTACATGAGTCGATTCCAAAGCAGAAACGGAAAACAAGAGAGCCACATTTGATCTGATCTGCCGAGACTCCCAATTTGATATGATCGGCCAAACTGTTTCCTCTCCACTTAAATCGCTAACAAGCCTTGTTTAAGAGTTAGACAACTACCAGGACTCTCTCTCTACGTGGAGGCTTCCCCGCAGTTGCTTCTTGTGTTGGACATAAAATATTAAGCCCAACCCACATTGTCTTAGCACCCGGCCCATTAAGGTAGGCTTTGTGGAAGCAGATGATGCGGCCTCCTCTTTTGGTCCCTGGACTGGAAGTAGTCATTTCATTC
Coding sequences:
- the LOC120009401 gene encoding uncharacterized protein LOC120009401 isoform X3: MWLSCFPFLLWNRLIRGKGNMGDTCSDSEPYKSDAKELDSKPSTSVAKELDSRPSKYDANTSSDSKPSKSDAKELDSKPSKSDAKELDSKPCKSVAKELDSKPSKSDANTSSDSKPCKSDAKELDSKPSKSDAKELDSKPCKSVAKELDSKPSKSDVNTSSDLKPHKSDSKEHYTPSEQQVISPKDYILQKAQPFARNSQTYDDPTIWGVLTAINENAIRGMKDRGCQGHCIYLKMAKHCIGLVLTRWLTIPNKVVNNDYGIYLTRVDGEEKEHIGSLYPAVFLCDTSAFATYVNWKRLTKDKPVQIHHGDIISLCGPPDDGYFGI
- the LOC120009401 gene encoding uncharacterized protein LOC120009401 isoform X1; the protein is MWLSCFPFLLWNRLIRGKGNMGDTCSDSEPYKSDAKELDSKPSTSVAKELDSRPSKYDANTSSDSKPSKSDAKELDSKPSKSDAKELDSKPCKSVAKELDSKPSKSDANTSSDSKPCKSDAKELDSKPSKSDAKELDSKPCKSVAKELDSKPSKSDVNTSSDLKPHKSDSKEHYTPSEQQVISPKDYILQKAQPFARNSQTYDDPTIWGVLTAINENAIRGMKDRGCQGHCIYLKMAKHCIGLVLTRWLTIPNKVVNNDYGIYLTRVDGEEKEHIGSLYPAVFLCDTSAFATYVNWKRLTKDKPVQIHHGDIISLCGPPDDGNARGFVYQLAYRYNPWHERSRSNNP
- the LOC120009401 gene encoding uncharacterized protein LOC120009401 isoform X2, producing the protein MWLSCFPFLLWNRLIGKGNMGDTCSDSEPYKSDAKELDSKPSTSVAKELDSRPSKYDANTSSDSKPSKSDAKELDSKPSKSDAKELDSKPCKSVAKELDSKPSKSDANTSSDSKPCKSDAKELDSKPSKSDAKELDSKPCKSVAKELDSKPSKSDVNTSSDLKPHKSDSKEHYTPSEQQVISPKDYILQKAQPFARNSQTYDDPTIWGVLTAINENAIRGMKDRGCQGHCIYLKMAKHCIGLVLTRWLTIPNKVVNNDYGIYLTRVDGEEKEHIGSLYPAVFLCDTSAFATYVNWKRLTKDKPVQIHHGDIISLCGPPDDGNARGFVYQLAYRYNPWHERSRSNNP